From Psychroflexus torquis ATCC 700755, the proteins below share one genomic window:
- a CDS encoding T9SS type A sorting domain-containing protein, which produces MPSSGEVVLIDNYLETRTQLNQNSNIYSFNLDPILPESENVNRFELGFENITLGTTTPQEELAFLSLYPNPTTGLINIDLKEAGEALENIKIFSTDGKLVKQINIINNSTEQIDVSDLSRGFYLVELQTANSIYVEKLILN; this is translated from the coding sequence ATGCCTAGTTCTGGTGAGGTCGTTTTAATCGACAATTACTTAGAGACTAGAACACAATTAAACCAAAACTCAAACATATATAGTTTTAATTTGGACCCAATACTTCCTGAATCAGAAAATGTAAATCGCTTTGAGTTAGGCTTTGAAAATATAACACTTGGCACCACAACACCACAAGAGGAATTGGCTTTTTTAAGCTTATACCCAAATCCAACGACTGGTTTAATAAATATCGACTTAAAAGAAGCAGGGGAAGCTCTAGAGAATATAAAAATTTTTAGCACAGACGGTAAGCTAGTCAAACAAATTAATATCATTAATAATTCTACAGAGCAAATAGACGTTAGTGATTTATCCAGAGGATTTTATCTTGTTGAATTACAAACTGCCAACTCTATCTATGTTGAAAAATTGATTCTAAATTAA
- a CDS encoding T9SS type A sorting domain-containing protein, producing the protein MLIICDLSELASGMYFATIKSSSKTNSFKLIKE; encoded by the coding sequence ATGTTAATAATTTGTGATCTTTCTGAATTAGCAAGTGGAATGTACTTCGCTACTATAAAATCAAGTTCTAAAACAAATAGTTTCAAGCTAATTAAGGAATAG
- a CDS encoding S8 family peptidase: MKKILLLLAVFATPFMYSQQDALVFLLDKEDVATSIANPISIMTQEAIDRKALQNTTIDDRDVPVNEAYITQLKNTLGISVHAKSKWMNAVYVRGSQMDIDDLLGEDYVSSVEFMDKSLNFRSITGATPDKFAIENQQSKITYNYGAAANQTTMLKVDYLHEQDFNGDGMVVAVLDSGFPNVINNPAFSHIVSDGRLLGTYDFALRQENVDGTGSHGAQTFSDIGGFISGQFVGTAPEASFYLFRTEFGPSENPVEEAWWVEALERSDSLGVDVVNTSLGYRGYDNSAYDHSYEDLDGQTTIGARGANHAFDKGMILVTSAGNGGSSGFPFVGTPGDSPGMLTIGAVDSDGDYVSFSSIGPTIDGRVKPDVMAQGRNAAVVSSNGNVTTSNGTSFSSPIMAGAVASLWQARPEVPNAQIMQVVRESAHLFNNPTDRMGYGIPNFEDALNNLLFLEQKTSY, from the coding sequence ATGAAAAAAATCTTACTATTATTAGCCGTCTTTGCGACTCCGTTTATGTATTCGCAGCAGGATGCGTTGGTCTTTCTTCTAGATAAAGAAGACGTGGCCACCTCTATCGCAAATCCTATCTCTATTATGACTCAGGAGGCCATTGATAGAAAGGCCTTGCAAAATACGACAATTGATGATCGTGATGTTCCTGTAAATGAAGCCTATATTACACAACTTAAAAATACCTTAGGCATAAGTGTTCATGCTAAATCCAAATGGATGAATGCCGTTTATGTTCGTGGGTCCCAGATGGATATTGATGACTTACTTGGCGAAGATTATGTGAGTTCAGTCGAATTTATGGACAAGTCTCTAAATTTTAGGTCAATAACAGGTGCTACCCCAGATAAATTTGCCATCGAGAACCAACAAAGTAAAATTACATATAATTATGGTGCTGCGGCAAATCAGACTACGATGCTAAAAGTAGATTATTTACATGAACAAGATTTTAATGGGGATGGAATGGTTGTAGCCGTTTTGGATAGTGGTTTTCCAAACGTGATAAATAATCCAGCTTTCTCGCATATTGTTTCTGATGGCAGATTACTTGGAACTTACGATTTTGCATTGCGTCAAGAAAATGTTGATGGAACAGGGTCGCATGGAGCACAAACATTTAGTGATATAGGTGGATTTATTTCAGGTCAATTTGTAGGTACTGCTCCCGAAGCCTCTTTTTACCTTTTTAGGACAGAATTTGGTCCTAGCGAAAACCCAGTTGAAGAAGCCTGGTGGGTTGAAGCACTAGAGCGTTCAGATAGCCTAGGTGTTGACGTTGTAAATACATCTTTAGGATATCGAGGTTATGACAATTCTGCCTATGATCATAGTTATGAGGATCTTGATGGTCAAACTACGATTGGCGCGCGTGGTGCAAATCACGCTTTTGATAAAGGTATGATCTTAGTTACATCTGCGGGGAATGGTGGTAGTTCTGGTTTTCCTTTTGTTGGTACTCCAGGAGATTCACCCGGAATGTTAACCATTGGTGCAGTTGATTCAGATGGAGATTATGTAAGCTTTAGCTCAATAGGACCTACAATAGATGGTCGAGTTAAGCCAGATGTAATGGCTCAAGGTCGAAATGCGGCTGTTGTAAGTTCGAATGGAAACGTAACTACCAGTAATGGAACATCTTTTAGTTCTCCTATTATGGCGGGTGCGGTAGCATCATTATGGCAAGCCAGACCCGAAGTCCCAAATGCACAGATAATGCAGGTTGTGAGAGAATCAGCACATTTATTTAATAATCCGACAGATCGAATGGGCTATGGAATTCCAAATTTCGAAGATGCTCTTAACAATCTTTTATTCTTGGAGCAGAAGACCAGTTACTAA
- a CDS encoding T9SS type A sorting domain-containing protein, whose protein sequence is MKYSLLVVVLFTAFYGNAQDPDPDLFQTWNLNFVQSSDAGTPYEVSEIEPEITPTLTILENYEFSGEGACNRFSGIYNFPNSNILETFDYSNTNEDCGVQAHTSFEIEFFSFMQDAGSYEITQEDNGLVLTISNAIFGQAIFRNFTLRTTDFDFSNGQIYPNPSSGLVFIKSKNMVIQKIEIFNLIGQIKKSVISDFQTLDISDLSVGIYLMKIYTKNGVLNKKIIKK, encoded by the coding sequence ATGAAATATTCACTTTTAGTAGTAGTACTATTCACCGCCTTCTATGGGAATGCACAAGACCCAGATCCTGATTTATTTCAGACTTGGAATTTAAATTTTGTCCAATCAAGTGACGCAGGAACGCCTTATGAAGTATCAGAAATAGAACCCGAAATTACACCTACCTTAACAATTCTCGAAAACTATGAATTTTCTGGCGAAGGGGCTTGCAATAGGTTTAGCGGAATATATAATTTTCCAAATTCGAATATTTTAGAAACTTTCGATTATTCTAATACAAATGAAGATTGTGGTGTTCAAGCTCATACTTCGTTTGAAATTGAATTTTTCTCATTTATGCAAGACGCCGGATCTTATGAGATTACACAAGAAGACAACGGTTTAGTTCTTACAATTAGCAATGCCATATTTGGACAAGCTATATTTAGAAATTTCACTCTAAGGACAACTGATTTCGATTTTAGTAATGGTCAAATTTATCCAAATCCAAGTAGTGGTTTAGTATTTATAAAATCTAAAAACATGGTGATTCAAAAAATTGAAATTTTCAATTTAATCGGACAGATTAAAAAATCTGTAATTTCAGATTTTCAAACTTTAGATATTTCTGATTTATCCGTTGGTATTTATCTGATGAAGATATACACGAAGAATGGGGTTTTAAATAAGAAAATTATTAAAAAATGA